Proteins encoded by one window of Lathyrus oleraceus cultivar Zhongwan6 chromosome 1, CAAS_Psat_ZW6_1.0, whole genome shotgun sequence:
- the LOC127088505 gene encoding uncharacterized protein LOC127088505: MAENTRMKSMENSIADMHKTLQKFLEDSDRRHNEYMQSRHLDQARFERVENQLSSLHVTQNSSNKATPTPTIQPFQMRNIKLDFPRFDGSEVMNWIFKAEQFFEFYATPDNHRLTIAAVHMEKDVVPWFQMISRNESFQSWAMFTRALEMEFGPSPYESPRPTLFKLTQTTTVSEFYTAFTALANRAQGLSPEATLDCFISGLKPDIKRDVIAQTPSSLSRAYALARLFEDKYCPTPPPKPNNSTVNKPYHFPGPNSTPRNPTNPPLLPNPKPNNPVKSITRAEMQIRREKGLCYYCDEKFSITHKCPNRHYFLLQMEEDDNDPPPDSLATTFHEPPTIGDSEHHLSLNALNGSHGMGTMRFQGQIQGIAVTILLDSGSSDNFLQPRIAQSLQLPVQANTQFQVMVGNGNSLTMMGYIEDLPIAIQGNTLHIPVYLLPISGADLVLGVPWLKTLGPHIADYNALSLKFYVKDSFITLYGEKSKGPRPAQFHHIRRLQHTHAIDVAFYLQFDKIVPKDNTVNADPHPDIEVILQAFVDVFAEPKSLPPARFQDHAIPLAACSNPVKVKPYRYPHSQKEQIELMVKEMLDQGIIQPSYSPFSSPVLLVKKKDGSWRFCTDYRALNSITIKDSFPIPTVDELLDELFGAQYFSKLDLRSGYHQILVKPEDRHKTAFRTH; the protein is encoded by the coding sequence ATGGCTGAGAATACACGCATGAAGAGTATGGAGAACTCCATCGCTGATATGCACAAAACGTTGCAGAAGTTTCTTGAAGATTCAGACCGCCGTCACAACGAATATATGCAATCTCGTCACCTGGATCAAGCTAGATTCGAACGGGTTGAAAATCAGCTTAGCTCCCTTCATGTGACGCAAAACTCTTCTAACAAAGCGACCCCAACTCCAACGATTCAACCGTTTCAGATGCGCAACATCAAACTCGATTTTCCGCGTTTTGATGGATCTGAGGTAATGAATTGGATCTTTAAGGCTGAACAATTCTTTGAATTTTATGCTACGCCGGATAACCACCGTCTTACCATTGCCGCCGTGCATATGGAAAAAGACGTTGTGCCTTGGTTCCAAATGATTTCTCGAAATGAGTCGTTTCAGTCTTGGGCCATGTTTACACGGGCCTTGGAAATGGAGTTCGGCCCATCTCCGTATGAATCCCCACGACCCACTCTATTCAAACTCACACAAACCACTACCGTCTCTGAATTTTACACTGCTTTCACTGCATTAGCCAACAGAGCACAAGGTTTGAGTCCTGAAGCCACCCTTGATTGTTTCATAAGTGGCCTTAAACCGGATATCAAGCGTGACGTGATTGCTCAAACACCGTCGTCGTTGTCTCGCGCCTACGCCTTGGCCAGACTCTTCGAAGACAAATACTGCCCTACACCACCAccaaaacctaacaattccacCGTCAACAAGCCGTACCATTTCCCTGGCCCAAATTCCACACCTCGAAACCCCACAAATCCACCATTACTTCCTAACCCTAAACCAAACAACCCAGTGAAAAGCATTACTCGTGCCGAGATGCAAATCCGCCGCGAAAAAGGGCTTTGTTATTATTGCGATGAGAAATTTTCCATTACCCACAAATGTCCAAACCGTCATTACTTCTTATTACAAATGGAGGAGGATGACAATGACCCACCACCAGATTCCCTTGCCACCACTTTCCATGAACCGCCAACAATTGGAGATTCTGAGCATCACTTGTCACTTAATGCATTGAATGGCTCTCATGGTATGGGCACAATGCGCTTTCAAGGTCAGATTCAAGGCATTGCAGTTACAATTTTATTGGATAGTGGCAGCTCTGATAATTTTTTACAACCAAGGATTGCTCAATCCTTGCAATTGCCAGTCCAAGCTAATACACAGTTTCAAGTTATGGTTGGAAATGGGAATTCCTTGACTATGATGGGTTACATTGAAGACTTACCTATAGCTATTCAAGGAAACACATTACATATCCCTGTTTACTTATTACCTATATCTGGAGCTGATTTGGTGTTGGGAGTCCCGTGGTTAAAAACCTTAGGACCACATATTGCTGATTACAATGCCCTGTCTTTAAAATTTTATGTCAAGGATAGCTTTATTACACTTTATGGTGAGAAATCTAAGGGTCCAAGACCGGCACAGTTCCATCACATCAGGAGATTACAACATACTCATGCTATTGATGTTGCTTTTTACCTTCAGTTTGACAAGATTGTACCTAAGGATAACACTGTCAACGCTGATCCACACCCTGACATTGAAGTTATATTACAAGCATTTGTTGATGTGTTTGCTGAACCAAAAAGTCTTCCTCCAGCTAGGTTCCAAGATCATGCTATTCCGTTGGCGGCATGTAGCAACCCAGTGAAAGTGAAACCATATCGATACCCCCATAGTCAAAAAGAACAAATTGAACTCATGGTGAAAGAGATGCTTGACCAAGGTATTATACAACCTAGCTACAGTCCTTTCTCTTCCCCTGTGTTActagttaagaagaaagatggctCATGGAGATTTTGCACGGACTATCGCGCTTTAAACTCTATCACTATCAAGGACAGTTTTCCTATCCCAACTGTGGATGAACTTTTAGATGAACTCTTTGGTGCGCAATATTTTTCTAAGTTAGACCTTAGATCCGGGTACCACCAAATACTGGTCAAGCCTGAAGATCGACATAAAACTGCCTTCCGAACACATTAA